The following proteins are co-located in the Syntrophorhabdaceae bacterium genome:
- a CDS encoding histidinol phosphate phosphatase domain-containing protein, producing MIDLHTHTLFSDGELLPSELVRRAKTKGYKVIGISDHVDSTNIETVVAGILKLKKELKHYKGITVVPGVEITHSPKGLIGELIAFARKLGVSYVVVHGETIVEPVEKGTNKAAIEGRADILAHPGLITEEEVAMAKKSGTFLELTSRKGHSLTNGHVARLAKMIGARLILNTDSHSPEDLIHREDAKKVVLGAGLSLQDFAEMQRDAMEFVERIIGPKR from the coding sequence ATGATAGACCTGCATACACATACCCTCTTCAGTGACGGTGAGCTCCTGCCGTCAGAGTTGGTAAGGAGGGCAAAGACAAAAGGATACAAGGTTATCGGCATCTCCGATCACGTGGATTCCACGAACATCGAGACGGTCGTCGCCGGGATCCTGAAATTAAAAAAAGAGCTGAAACACTACAAGGGCATAACCGTTGTCCCCGGTGTTGAGATAACCCACAGCCCCAAAGGCCTCATCGGTGAGCTGATCGCCTTTGCGAGGAAGCTCGGGGTCTCCTATGTTGTCGTGCATGGGGAAACGATCGTCGAACCAGTGGAAAAAGGCACAAACAAGGCAGCCATCGAGGGCAGGGCAGACATCCTCGCGCACCCCGGCCTCATCACCGAGGAAGAGGTTGCAATGGCGAAAAAGAGCGGGACCTTCTTAGAGTTAACGTCGCGGAAGGGTCATTCACTGACGAACGGTCATGTGGCACGCCTGGCAAAGATGATCGGGGCAAGGCTGATACTGAACACGGATTCTCACAGCCCGGAGGACCTCATCCACAGAGAGGATGCGAAAAAGGTCGTGCTCGGGGCGGGCCTTTCACTTCAGGACTTCGCGGAGATGCAGAGAGACGCCATGGAATTCGTAGAAAGGATTATTGGACCGAAAAGATGA
- a CDS encoding bifunctional nuclease family protein has translation MLKEMKIAGITVDPFTNTPIVLLKDLEEKDVLPIWIGLLEASSIATALENIQTPRPMTHDLLKNILDQLGIKVIKIEVNDLKDNTYYALIHLDVNNKRLTIDARPSDALAIALRTGASIFVEESVIQRSAKVDLSQKGDKVVTDTTEWEEILENLSQDDFGKYKM, from the coding sequence ATGTTGAAAGAAATGAAGATTGCGGGCATTACCGTTGATCCTTTTACAAATACCCCGATCGTGCTTCTGAAAGACCTGGAGGAGAAGGATGTCCTTCCTATCTGGATCGGCCTTCTCGAGGCCTCGAGCATCGCAACAGCTCTGGAAAACATCCAGACTCCAAGACCAATGACCCATGACCTCCTCAAAAACATCCTCGATCAGCTCGGCATCAAGGTGATCAAGATAGAAGTGAATGATCTGAAGGACAATACCTACTATGCGCTGATACATCTGGACGTGAACAACAAGAGGCTTACCATAGACGCCCGGCCAAGCGATGCCCTTGCGATCGCTCTGCGGACCGGCGCTTCGATCTTTGTTGAAGAGTCCGTTATCCAGAGATCTGCAAAGGTAGACCTCTCGCAAAAAGGCGACAAGGTCGTTACGGATACGACGGAGTGGGAAGAGATCCTGGAGAATCTCTCCCAGGATGATTTCGGCAAATATAAGATGTAG